Within the Sporomusaceae bacterium genome, the region GGTACTGGCTCTGGTCGTCGATGTCAGACAAATACCATTTCAATAAAAATTAGAGGAGGAAACGACGATGGCTTACAACAACGAATTTGGTGGAACTGACGTAGGGATGGAACTGGACTGGGATTCGGAGATCGAGAAAGAATCTCCGGAATTCATTACGCTGCCCGAGGGCGAGTATGAATTCGAGGTCATCAGCTTCGAGCGCGCCCGCTTCAATGGCAGCGAGAAGATGCCGGCCTGTAATCAGGCAAAACTGAAACTGCAGGTAAAAGTACCTGAAGGCATCGCGACAATCAACCACAATCTTTTCCTGCATTCCCGGACCGAGGGCATCCTGAGCGCGTTTTTCAACTGCATCGGCCAGAAGAAGCACGGCGAAAAGCTGAAGATGGACTGGAATAAAGTCATCGGCTCCAAAGGGCGTGCCAAGATCGGTCCCCGCGTCTACGACGGAAAAACCTTCAACGAGGTCAAGCGTTTCCTGGAGCCTGCGGAGGAAGCCCAGCCCGCCGGCAGCAAGAAGTTCCAAAACGGTAAGTTCTAATGGAGGACCG harbors:
- a CDS encoding DUF669 domain-containing protein translates to MAYNNEFGGTDVGMELDWDSEIEKESPEFITLPEGEYEFEVISFERARFNGSEKMPACNQAKLKLQVKVPEGIATINHNLFLHSRTEGILSAFFNCIGQKKHGEKLKMDWNKVIGSKGRAKIGPRVYDGKTFNEVKRFLEPAEEAQPAGSKKFQNGKF